From Elaeis guineensis isolate ETL-2024a chromosome 16, EG11, whole genome shotgun sequence, a single genomic window includes:
- the LOC105059200 gene encoding NAC domain-containing protein 54-like, with translation MAPIGLPPGFRFHPTDEELVAYYLKRKINGHKIELEIIPEVDLYKCEPWDLPGKSLLPSKDLEWYFFSPRDRKYPNGSRTNRATKLGYWKATGKDRKVTLQKRTVGMKKTLVYYRGRAPHGSRTNWVMHEYRLDEKECETNSGLQDAYSLCRVFKKSMLGPKIIDRYNASHEEHSQRMLSDNTLTTDALADGGEGRESYGYLYPLETCSSNRPQGALCDANTPITDKWVQLLADEAFISTPMLFDNPLKNCYIQSKVDVALECAKLQHRLSLPPLELEDFPQIDLLNTKALECGFIEGNTSEVDALQEILSVASASQELINNPNYPYAWTKVSPYFMKPIDEQKIDGSTRLCQMESVGEQASLRDISELEEELMEEKKTVENLRKITMSMTDTVKVIFEENKNTQIESIPN, from the exons ATGGCACCTATTGGTCTGCCTCCTGGATTCCGGTTTCATCCCACTGATGAGGAACTTGTGGCTTACTATCTCAAGAGGAAGATCAATGGGCACAAAATTGAATTGGAGATCATTCCTGAAGTCGACCTCTACAAATGCGAACCATGGGATTTACCAG GTAAATCCTTGTTACCGAGCAAAGACTTAGAGTGGTATTTCTTCAGCCCACGAGATCGTAAGTACCCAAATGGCTCGAGGACCAACCGTGCAACTAAGCTTGGCTATTGGAAGGCCACTGGGAAAGACCGCAAGGTGACCTTGCAGAAGCGAACAGTGGGCATGAAGAAAACCCTAGTTTACTACAGAGGCCGAGCACCCCATGGCTCTCGAACCAATTGGGTCATGCATGAATACCGCCTTGATGAGAAAGAATGTGAAACTAACTCTGGTTTGCAG GATGCATATTCATTATGCCGTGTATTTAAGAAGAGCATGCTTGGTCCAAAGATCATAGATCGGTATAATGCGTCTCATGAGGAGCACTCTCAAAGGATGTTGAGTGACAACACATTGACTACTGATGCTTTAGCCGATGGAGGGGAGGGCAGGGAGAGTTATGGATACCTTTATCCACTCGAGACATGCTCATCAAACCGTCCTCAAGGAGCCCTATGTGATGCAAATACTCCAATAACTGACAAGTGGGTGCAGCTTCTGGCAGACGAGGCGTTTATATCTACTCCTATGTTGTTTGACAACCCACTGAAGAATTGCTACATTCAATCCAAG GTTGATGTAGCACTGGAATGTGCTAAGCTGCAACACAGGCTTTCTTTGCCACCATTGGAGCTGGAGGACTTTCCTCAAATAGATTTGCTGAATACAAAGGCCCTCGAATGTGGATTCATTGAAGGAAATACTAGTGAAGTTGATGCTTTGCAAGAAATCCTTTCGGTTGCTTCAGCTTCTCAGGAGCTAATCAATAACCCCAACTATCCATATGCATGGACTAAAGTTAGTCCCTATTTTATGAAGCCTATAGATGAACAAAAAATCGATGGAAGCACACGGCTTTGCCAAATGGAGAGTGTGGGAGAGCAGGCAAGCTTGAGGGATATCAGTGAGCTGGAAGAGGAGTTGATGGAAGAGAAAAAGACTGTGGAAAACCTAAGAAAGATAACAATGTCGATGACTGACACAGTGAAG GTGATTTTTGAAGAAAACAAAAACACACAGATTGAAAGCATTCCTAACTAG